Proteins encoded in a region of the Desulfolucanica intricata genome:
- a CDS encoding DUF1819 family protein — protein MVYGLEYSSTIKSMPFLYLEMKKAGVLRYQGFKDFEIINKVLLDNIFQVNTESRKREIASKVLKRLNVLDNYLLEKLVNGSLETSKQIAVYSIIKTDRLFFEFMRDVYREKYLLRELSIKDADFSIFFQRKAEQSETVASWGEYTFYKLKQVYKRILSEAGFIKKHNKAIDIVPPIMEKELTEHLKKIGDRAYLEAMLGEK, from the coding sequence ATGGTTTATGGGTTAGAATATTCCTCAACAATTAAATCTATGCCCTTTTTATATCTAGAAATGAAAAAGGCTGGAGTTCTTAGGTATCAAGGATTTAAGGATTTTGAAATTATTAATAAAGTACTATTGGATAATATTTTTCAAGTAAATACAGAGAGCAGAAAAAGAGAGATTGCCTCAAAGGTCTTAAAAAGGCTAAATGTATTGGATAATTATCTCCTGGAAAAATTAGTTAACGGTAGCTTGGAAACCAGTAAGCAAATAGCTGTTTATTCTATCATAAAAACAGACCGGTTATTCTTTGAGTTTATGAGAGATGTTTACCGGGAGAAATATCTATTAAGGGAGCTCTCAATTAAAGATGCCGACTTTAGCATCTTCTTTCAAAGAAAAGCAGAGCAAAGTGAAACGGTAGCCTCCTGGGGGGAATATACCTTCTATAAACTAAAGCAGGTATATAAAAGAATCCTTTCTGAGGCGGGATTTATAAAAAAACATAACAAAGCTATAGATATTGTCCCACCTATTATGGAAAAGGAATTAACTGAACATTTAAAAAAAATAGGTGACCGGGCATATCTGGAGGCTATGTTAGGAGAGAAGTAA
- a CDS encoding DUF4829 domain-containing protein, translating into MYKRWLILLLIVTITFLTGCSTVQSNKVSLGQETQEYEIHKNTNKIKDITEIELIPDTDGPYWNEVKPISITDDKMIYDIMSMIEESELVTDESKIHSMSGMARKNNKLIATGIDGSKKEINFAYDTLYEIGYLEADGKKAEPDYNFFRYISDLNEYTNPNTNIEQPVLQLFDKYNWTVDYRINTLKEKLPGNLKHKGGEYPIKIYWAYNNELSKQIGLDFTGYLGKDVVVEIYRLRESLPEFMEPRRNARGVVLKYNDQIIGAYIDAGRHGSFACSLDRKSLKDITGKEWDGWIADYIDYEDRLEKELSKMEPEDIIREYFSALDKQDIKTVWACMTRKNLSQHLSSNLNNQYLFNKDEDKIDYNIKSANLLEIKELKEPQNEPGVLEYQVQVELDFKKTITSEDGICTRFIIMKKESEQSGWRIEGIGTGP; encoded by the coding sequence TTGTACAAACGATGGCTGATACTTTTACTAATAGTAACAATAACTTTTTTAACAGGCTGCAGCACTGTGCAGAGCAATAAAGTTTCTTTAGGACAAGAAACACAAGAGTATGAGATACACAAAAATACCAACAAGATAAAGGATATTACAGAAATTGAACTTATCCCTGATACGGATGGACCTTACTGGAATGAGGTAAAACCTATATCCATTACAGACGATAAAATGATTTATGACATTATGTCCATGATAGAGGAGAGTGAACTAGTAACGGATGAATCCAAAATACACAGCATGAGTGGAATGGCACGCAAAAATAATAAGTTGATTGCTACTGGAATAGATGGAAGTAAAAAGGAAATTAACTTTGCTTATGATACTCTATATGAAATAGGTTATTTAGAGGCAGACGGGAAAAAGGCCGAACCTGATTATAATTTTTTTAGATATATTTCGGATTTAAACGAGTATACGAATCCTAATACGAATATTGAACAGCCGGTATTGCAATTATTTGATAAATATAACTGGACTGTTGACTATAGAATTAATACATTGAAAGAGAAATTGCCCGGAAATCTTAAACATAAGGGTGGAGAATATCCAATAAAAATATATTGGGCTTACAATAACGAACTTTCCAAGCAAATTGGGCTTGACTTTACCGGTTACCTCGGAAAGGATGTAGTAGTAGAGATTTACAGGTTGAGGGAATCACTTCCTGAATTTATGGAACCGAGAAGAAATGCCAGAGGAGTTGTCCTCAAGTATAACGATCAGATTATTGGGGCGTACATAGACGCCGGTAGGCATGGGTCCTTCGCCTGTTCTCTTGACAGAAAGAGTTTAAAAGATATTACCGGTAAGGAATGGGATGGATGGATTGCAGATTATATTGACTATGAAGACAGGTTGGAAAAAGAGTTATCCAAAATGGAACCGGAGGATATTATTAGAGAGTATTTTAGTGCATTAGATAAGCAGGACATAAAAACGGTATGGGCATGTATGACGAGGAAAAATTTATCGCAGCATTTATCATCTAATCTGAATAACCAATACCTATTTAATAAGGACGAAGACAAAATTGATTATAATATTAAAAGTGCAAATTTGTTAGAAATAAAAGAGCTAAAAGAACCTCAGAATGAACCGGGCGTGTTGGAATATCAGGTTCAAGTTGAGCTTGATTTCAAAAAAACCATAACCTCAGAAGATGGAATCTGTACACGATTTATTATAATGAAAAAAGAATCTGAACAAAGTGGCTGGAGGATTGAAGGTATTGGCACCGGGCCTTGA
- a CDS encoding exonuclease domain-containing protein encodes MKLKENGYQNFLVLDFEFTVNNQRVGRPRFFFQEIIEVGAVWLCAPNYEIELDYQAFVKPRFYSRLTDECKNITLIKQEDIDNGLPGRNAQSAKYTI; translated from the coding sequence ATGAAATTAAAGGAAAACGGATACCAGAACTTTCTGGTACTTGATTTTGAATTCACCGTTAATAACCAGAGAGTGGGCAGACCCAGGTTCTTTTTTCAGGAAATTATTGAGGTAGGTGCAGTTTGGCTCTGTGCGCCTAATTACGAGATAGAACTAGACTACCAGGCCTTTGTCAAACCTCGCTTTTACTCTAGGCTGACGGACGAGTGTAAGAATATTACACTTATTAAGCAGGAGGATATAGACAATGGCCTCCCTGGAAGAAATGCTCAGTCTGCTAAATACACTATATGA
- a CDS encoding DUF2922 domain-containing protein, with protein sequence MAVTKTLRMIFLNQAGSRVTVSVDNPRDDIAQAEVQAAMDTIIAKNILTTSGGNLVAVDSARIVDVTTTDIISNA encoded by the coding sequence ATGGCAGTAACCAAAACTTTAAGGATGATTTTTCTAAACCAGGCCGGTAGCCGCGTCACTGTTAGTGTGGACAACCCGAGGGATGACATTGCTCAAGCAGAAGTACAGGCTGCTATGGATACCATTATCGCTAAAAATATCTTAACTACTTCCGGCGGTAACCTGGTTGCTGTTGACAGTGCACGAATTGTGGATGTAACAACTACTGATATAATTTCTAACGCTTAG
- a CDS encoding HTH domain-containing protein, producing the protein MKDTTLINYEKKYKLATASMMLLYQFKNPNYPVRNN; encoded by the coding sequence ATGAAAGATACAACTTTGATTAACTATGAGAAAAAATATAAGTTAGCAACCGCAAGTATGATGCTGCTTTATCAATTTAAAAACCCCAATTATCCTGTTAGAAATAATTGA
- a CDS encoding nucleotide pyrophosphohydrolase, translated as MLDKKTNIQELKDLVEDFVKERHWNQFHSPKNISMSIAIEAAELMELFQWSGEEDLDGIQANRVREELADVVIYCLSMANATGIDLAAAVREKVKANAEKYPVEKFKGKYK; from the coding sequence ATGTTAGACAAAAAAACTAACATTCAAGAACTCAAGGATTTGGTGGAAGACTTTGTGAAAGAGCGCCACTGGAACCAATTTCACAGTCCCAAAAATATTTCCATGTCCATAGCTATCGAGGCAGCGGAATTAATGGAATTATTTCAGTGGTCGGGTGAAGAGGACCTGGATGGTATTCAGGCAAATAGGGTGCGGGAGGAACTGGCCGACGTGGTAATTTACTGCCTTTCCATGGCCAATGCTACAGGGATAGATTTGGCGGCAGCGGTTAGGGAAAAAGTTAAGGCCAATGCCGAAAAATATCCTGTAGAGAAGTTTAAAGGTAAGTATAAATAA
- a CDS encoding exonuclease domain-containing protein, with protein MASLEEMLSLLNTLYEPGKTLIVAWGNADREVLKLVCQRYGISYPYVWEDYVDLAAEYKSFYNRPRNIGLKKALEERGLKPIGIPHSALDDTYNTAQILVSMLRQGWTPQSNSLPLVQEM; from the coding sequence ATGGCCTCCCTGGAAGAAATGCTCAGTCTGCTAAATACACTATATGAGCCCGGTAAAACATTAATAGTGGCCTGGGGTAATGCAGACCGAGAGGTTCTAAAGTTGGTCTGTCAGAGGTATGGTATTTCCTATCCCTATGTGTGGGAAGACTATGTGGATTTGGCGGCGGAATATAAAAGCTTTTATAATCGGCCCAGGAATATAGGTTTAAAAAAGGCTCTGGAAGAACGCGGCCTGAAACCTATAGGTATTCCTCACTCGGCCCTGGATGATACCTATAATACAGCCCAAATTTTAGTCAGTATGCTGAGACAAGGCTGGACACCTCAAAGCAACTCACTGCCGCTGGTGCAGGAGATGTAA
- the brxC gene encoding BREX system P-loop protein BrxC — protein sequence MLIRKMFHKDIDRDIKGVIKIGQDDDANIHQELEEYVVTRELAKHFSDFYEAYKKGVNTFTDKMGVWISGFFGSGKSHFLKILSYLLENREVQGKKAVAYFDDKIADPMVRADINAAAGVSADVILFNIDSKSDSDTKANKDAIVKVFMKVFNEMQGFCGSIPWVADLERQMTKDGTYEAFKEKFKELSGSTWEDSREDFYFEEDNIVKALSETTKMSEDSARSWYNKAEENYTLSVEKFAGRVREYIEAKGRNHHVVFLVDEIGQYIGDDTKLMLNLQTVVEDLGTQCGGKAWVIVTSQQDIDSIIRVKGNDFSKIQGRFNTRLSLSSANVDEVIKKRILLKKDPARDSLKLLYEDKSAVLKNLITFSADTAEMKTYRNAEEFAQVYPFIPYQFNLLQSVFTAIRLHGASGKHLSEGERSLLSAFQESAIQYADQEMGVLVPFSAFYRTIEAFLDSNIRTVIIHAQDNERLTDADVEILKLLFMIKYVKEMPSNIENLATLLVSHIDADKIELKKSIEGSLKRLVKETLIQKNGNEYIFLTHEEQEVNKEIQHIPIDISEIIQKIGEVIFEDIYPEKKYRYNARYNFGFNQIVDDRARGNQNNEIGIKIITPYYSSGLDLSDQELKLMSARENSLVVKLPMDTTFLEEMEEVLKIQTYLLRKGGTSSTEELEEIKIRKSREASERKKRVKTLLIDALSEAEIFVNIQRLDIKEKNPVQRINSAFKVLIESMYTKLNYIVSFTESTKELNDILTSTFVQLSLSDEKPNKLAIAEVDSYISRNTERNIPITMKSLYELYTKAPYGWRDLDIAGLVAELLKAQEVRLQFGTEYLNLNDKDLIKYMTKREYVDRLLIKKRTRISPALIKNAKDLAKEVFGYAAMPGDEDGLMSRFKELANKELSEINRLLVYYESSVYPGKDIIDNGKKVLSEIIKIKDAKEFYEQLKDLKEDLLDYGEDSGVVKKFFENQKEYFDNAVHKLKIYEKNRTYVLDKDTIKIIEKIEKIVKHKEPYSQIHKLPGLVNDFNDKFVQLLEEECKPVRQVIESDYNKVKNELELYEFGNELGSQFKAKFDDLLQRLDSANNFYEAIAMKEESDRTKMRCFEAIEKKKAEKKPKDKDPVGWPAEISDGEKTVYQVKQTVNVSIANILHGAKTIESKDDIEEVLDQIRKKLEGELKENTIIKLV from the coding sequence ATGCTGATAAGGAAGATGTTTCATAAGGACATCGACAGGGATATTAAAGGTGTCATAAAAATTGGCCAGGATGATGATGCCAATATCCACCAGGAGCTGGAAGAATACGTAGTAACCAGGGAACTAGCCAAGCATTTTAGTGATTTCTATGAAGCATATAAAAAGGGAGTTAACACCTTTACAGATAAGATGGGGGTTTGGATTTCAGGATTCTTTGGCAGTGGTAAATCACACTTTTTAAAAATCTTATCCTATTTACTTGAAAACAGGGAAGTACAGGGAAAAAAAGCGGTCGCATACTTTGACGATAAAATTGCAGACCCCATGGTGCGAGCAGATATAAATGCCGCAGCCGGTGTAAGTGCAGATGTTATTCTTTTTAATATTGATTCCAAGTCTGATTCAGACACTAAAGCCAATAAAGATGCCATAGTAAAGGTATTTATGAAAGTATTCAATGAAATGCAGGGTTTTTGTGGCTCTATTCCTTGGGTTGCTGACTTAGAAAGGCAAATGACCAAGGACGGTACTTATGAGGCCTTCAAGGAGAAGTTTAAGGAGCTGTCGGGCAGCACCTGGGAAGATTCCCGGGAAGATTTTTATTTTGAAGAAGATAACATTGTTAAAGCACTGTCAGAAACGACGAAAATGAGTGAAGACTCTGCCAGAAGCTGGTACAACAAGGCTGAGGAAAACTATACCCTTAGTGTAGAAAAATTTGCCGGCAGGGTGAGGGAATACATAGAAGCAAAGGGTCGCAATCACCATGTCGTATTTCTGGTGGATGAAATCGGCCAATACATTGGAGATGACACCAAGCTAATGTTAAATCTCCAAACCGTGGTGGAAGATTTAGGAACCCAATGCGGTGGTAAAGCGTGGGTTATTGTAACGAGCCAGCAGGATATTGATTCCATTATCAGAGTCAAAGGAAATGACTTTTCAAAGATTCAGGGCAGGTTTAATACACGCTTAAGCCTATCCAGCGCCAATGTGGATGAAGTAATCAAAAAGCGGATCCTGCTTAAAAAAGACCCGGCCAGGGATAGTTTGAAGCTGTTATATGAGGATAAAAGTGCTGTACTAAAAAACCTGATTACTTTCTCAGCAGACACTGCTGAGATGAAAACCTACCGGAATGCAGAAGAATTTGCCCAGGTGTATCCTTTTATCCCCTATCAGTTTAATTTGCTGCAGTCTGTTTTTACCGCCATCAGACTTCACGGGGCATCCGGCAAGCACTTATCCGAGGGTGAAAGATCACTGTTAAGCGCTTTCCAAGAATCCGCTATTCAATATGCTGATCAAGAGATGGGTGTCCTGGTACCCTTTTCAGCTTTCTATAGAACTATTGAGGCGTTTTTAGATTCTAATATTCGCACTGTAATCATCCATGCCCAGGATAATGAGCGATTAACAGATGCGGATGTAGAGATATTAAAGCTATTATTCATGATTAAGTACGTAAAAGAAATGCCTTCCAATATTGAGAATTTAGCCACACTGCTGGTAAGTCACATTGATGCCGACAAGATCGAATTGAAGAAGAGCATAGAAGGTTCTTTAAAGCGGCTGGTTAAGGAAACACTTATTCAAAAAAACGGTAACGAATATATTTTCCTTACCCACGAAGAGCAGGAAGTAAATAAGGAAATTCAGCATATCCCCATCGACATAAGTGAAATTATTCAGAAAATCGGCGAAGTTATATTTGAGGATATCTATCCGGAAAAAAAATACCGGTACAATGCCAGGTATAACTTTGGTTTCAATCAAATCGTAGATGACCGGGCCAGGGGAAATCAGAATAATGAAATCGGAATCAAGATCATTACGCCTTATTATAGCTCGGGTCTGGATTTGTCGGACCAAGAATTAAAATTAATGTCTGCCAGGGAAAACAGCCTGGTCGTAAAACTGCCTATGGATACAACCTTTTTAGAAGAAATGGAAGAGGTATTAAAGATTCAAACCTATCTGCTGAGAAAGGGCGGCACTTCCTCTACAGAAGAGTTAGAAGAAATTAAAATTAGAAAATCCAGAGAAGCATCAGAAAGGAAGAAAAGGGTTAAAACACTCTTGATAGATGCTCTAAGTGAGGCAGAAATTTTTGTTAATATCCAAAGATTAGATATTAAAGAGAAAAACCCGGTGCAGCGGATTAACAGTGCCTTTAAAGTGCTTATTGAAAGTATGTACACTAAATTAAATTACATTGTTAGTTTTACAGAAAGCACTAAAGAGCTAAATGATATTTTAACAAGTACTTTTGTACAGTTGAGCTTATCAGATGAAAAGCCTAATAAATTGGCCATCGCCGAGGTAGATAGTTACATTTCCAGAAATACTGAAAGAAACATACCAATTACCATGAAGTCTTTATATGAACTATATACTAAGGCTCCTTATGGCTGGAGGGATCTGGATATAGCAGGTCTGGTAGCTGAACTTTTAAAAGCCCAGGAAGTAAGATTACAATTTGGAACTGAATATCTGAATCTTAATGATAAAGACTTAATTAAATATATGACTAAGAGGGAATATGTAGACAGGCTCTTAATTAAGAAGAGAACCAGGATTTCTCCTGCTCTGATTAAAAATGCCAAGGATTTAGCCAAAGAAGTTTTTGGTTACGCTGCCATGCCCGGTGATGAAGACGGGCTGATGAGTAGATTTAAAGAACTTGCCAACAAAGAGTTAAGTGAAATTAACAGGTTATTAGTCTATTATGAGAGCTCAGTATACCCTGGAAAAGATATCATAGATAATGGTAAAAAAGTCCTTTCTGAAATCATTAAGATAAAAGATGCCAAAGAATTTTACGAACAGCTAAAGGATTTAAAAGAGGATTTATTAGATTATGGAGAAGACTCTGGAGTTGTAAAAAAGTTTTTTGAGAACCAGAAGGAATACTTCGATAATGCAGTTCATAAACTAAAAATTTATGAAAAGAACAGAACCTATGTCCTTGATAAGGATACCATTAAGATAATAGAAAAAATAGAAAAAATCGTTAAGCATAAAGAACCTTATTCACAGATTCATAAGCTGCCAGGCCTGGTAAATGATTTTAATGATAAATTTGTCCAACTATTAGAAGAGGAATGTAAGCCGGTAAGGCAGGTCATCGAAAGTGATTATAACAAGGTAAAAAATGAGCTGGAGCTATATGAGTTCGGAAACGAATTAGGCTCGCAATTTAAGGCCAAGTTTGATGACTTATTACAGAGGCTGGATTCCGCTAATAACTTTTATGAAGCTATTGCCATGAAGGAAGAAAGCGACCGGACCAAAATGCGCTGCTTTGAGGCTATCGAAAAGAAAAAAGCGGAAAAAAAGCCCAAAGATAAAGATCCTGTTGGTTGGCCTGCTGAAATAAGTGATGGAGAGAAAACGGTTTATCAAGTGAAACAAACGGTTAATGTCAGCATTGCTAATATCTTACACGGTGCCAAAACCATTGAGTCTAAAGATGATATAGAAGAGGTACTGGATCAGATACGTAAGAAACTTGAGGGAGAATTAAAGGAGAATACAATCATTAAATTGGTGTAA
- a CDS encoding YvrJ family protein, which produces MEEVVKLAANYGFPMVVAGYLLVRLEPVIRDLQKSISLLTVVVARQGGVDYEDARMLVEGGKS; this is translated from the coding sequence GTGGAAGAAGTAGTCAAACTGGCAGCCAATTATGGCTTTCCGATGGTGGTGGCGGGATACCTTCTGGTGCGACTGGAACCGGTAATCAGGGACCTTCAGAAGTCTATCTCTCTGCTAACCGTAGTGGTAGCCCGGCAGGGTGGAGTTGACTACGAGGATGCCCGAATGCTCGTAGAGGGGGGTAAGTCATGA
- a CDS encoding N-acetylmuramoyl-L-alanine amidase, which translates to MKWEYLILHHTGAEEKNTDQIRRYHLGLGWQDIGYHFVIEREGSAVPGRALTLPGAHCLAGGMNRRGIGIALIGDLTKHPPLPGQTEALIELLARLVKEYNIPVENILGHREVPGAETLCPGKYFPLADVRARLAGTKSSGTELWRVQVGAFSTRERADAYAQKLQGQGIDAFVVRGK; encoded by the coding sequence ATGAAATGGGAATACCTGATTCTGCATCATACCGGAGCAGAAGAGAAGAATACCGACCAAATCAGACGTTACCACCTGGGCTTGGGCTGGCAGGATATAGGTTATCACTTTGTCATAGAAAGAGAGGGTTCGGCTGTCCCCGGTAGGGCACTAACACTGCCCGGCGCTCACTGCCTGGCGGGTGGAATGAACCGCCGGGGAATCGGCATAGCACTCATCGGTGATTTGACTAAACACCCGCCCCTCCCCGGACAAACAGAGGCACTGATTGAATTATTGGCCCGGTTGGTGAAGGAGTATAATATACCGGTAGAGAATATCCTGGGTCACCGGGAAGTACCGGGCGCAGAAACTTTATGCCCGGGCAAATATTTTCCTTTGGCAGATGTGCGGGCCCGCTTGGCCGGAACAAAGTCAAGTGGTACTGAACTTTGGCGGGTGCAGGTTGGAGCTTTTTCTACACGTGAGCGGGCCGATGCTTATGCTCAAAAGCTGCAGGGGCAGGGAATAGATGCATTTGTAGTAAGGGGCAAATAG
- a CDS encoding DUF1788 domain-containing protein → MTIYERLDKILPKIKEKGFKENKGLGNEVGYYIFDYDPKDEMLVREHISFMKQKINNDPTNLRIKEFDLYEIMLEILEQKGYLEKVFSMETEKDSEKIINPIKKTLRLTQKNDMIVDYIKKNLSNNDIVFLTGVGKAWPIIRSHTVLNNLHSAIDNVPVIMFFPGVYDGLELRLFDEIKDDNYYRAFKLIDR, encoded by the coding sequence ATGACCATCTATGAAAGGTTAGATAAAATCCTTCCTAAAATCAAAGAAAAGGGATTTAAAGAAAATAAAGGTTTGGGTAATGAAGTAGGCTACTATATTTTTGACTATGACCCAAAGGACGAAATGCTTGTAAGAGAACATATTTCCTTTATGAAGCAGAAGATAAATAATGATCCAACCAATCTTAGAATAAAAGAATTTGATCTGTATGAAATAATGTTAGAGATTTTAGAGCAGAAGGGTTATTTAGAAAAGGTATTTTCTATGGAGACTGAAAAAGACAGTGAAAAAATCATCAACCCAATTAAAAAGACCCTGCGGCTGACACAGAAAAATGACATGATTGTAGATTACATCAAAAAGAATCTAAGTAATAATGACATTGTGTTTTTAACAGGGGTTGGAAAAGCTTGGCCAATTATACGTTCCCACACAGTTTTGAATAACCTGCATTCTGCCATCGATAATGTTCCGGTGATTATGTTTTTCCCGGGAGTTTATGACGGCTTAGAGCTGCGTTTGTTTGACGAAATCAAAGATGATAACTACTACCGGGCTTTTAAATTAATAGACAGATAA
- a CDS encoding (deoxy)nucleoside triphosphate pyrophosphohydrolase yields MKLVTAAIIKKDDHIFIAQRKSTDKLANKWEFPGGKIENGETPEECLKREIKEEFNIEIEVGNYFSESIYCYDHGTIKLFAYWASWMSGDIVPLVHDNYKWVTLEELPYYDFAPADIPFVKQLRGESNGL; encoded by the coding sequence ATGAAACTAGTTACCGCTGCCATTATAAAGAAAGATGATCATATTTTTATTGCCCAAAGAAAATCAACAGATAAATTAGCTAATAAATGGGAGTTTCCCGGTGGTAAGATTGAAAACGGTGAAACCCCGGAAGAGTGTCTAAAAAGAGAAATTAAAGAAGAGTTTAATATTGAAATTGAGGTAGGCAACTATTTTAGTGAAAGTATATATTGTTACGATCACGGTACCATTAAATTATTCGCATATTGGGCTTCATGGATGAGTGGGGATATTGTGCCGTTAGTTCATGATAATTATAAATGGGTTACTCTTGAAGAGTTACCCTATTATGATTTTGCTCCGGCAGATATTCCCTTTGTTAAACAGCTGAGGGGGGAAAGTAATGGCCTTTAA
- a CDS encoding DUF4352 domain-containing protein yields MNKSVKVFIFLLLTLALLAAGCGETTAPEKVNSATGETTVASGSAEVKTPEVFSVGESVKMGDLQFTVNSVRNSNGNNFIKPKEGNVYLLADCTIDNLSQEATSISSILMFKVVDNEGYNYNVTIGPDTRGTLDGELAPGRKMRGELVFEVPVQAQSLELIFEPNLFGFGQAIYKIK; encoded by the coding sequence TTGAACAAAAGTGTTAAAGTATTTATTTTCTTATTGTTAACTCTGGCTTTACTAGCTGCAGGCTGCGGCGAAACAACTGCACCGGAAAAAGTAAATTCAGCGACTGGAGAAACGACAGTTGCATCCGGCTCTGCTGAAGTTAAGACTCCGGAAGTTTTCTCAGTGGGTGAGTCTGTGAAAATGGGTGACCTGCAGTTTACTGTAAACAGTGTAAGAAACTCTAACGGAAATAATTTTATCAAGCCTAAGGAAGGTAATGTTTATCTATTGGCGGATTGCACCATTGATAATTTATCGCAGGAAGCAACCAGTATCAGTTCTATTTTAATGTTTAAGGTGGTTGATAACGAGGGCTACAATTACAACGTTACAATAGGTCCTGATACCAGGGGGACACTGGATGGTGAACTGGCTCCCGGACGAAAGATGCGTGGGGAGTTGGTCTTTGAAGTGCCGGTACAAGCTCAAAGCCTTGAATTGATTTTTGAACCTAATTTGTTTGGCTTTGGTCAGGCTATCTACAAAATAAAATAA
- a CDS encoding DUF4064 domain-containing protein, whose product MKIAAMILGIIGGLAGLAGAVFALFVGGVGDAFGAQDASTVIGLGFAAIPLSILGIVGGAMTLAKPKFSGIAMLISAVGGTIAISAGYLIAGPLLLIAGIMALVANRREQTGTVQDGVLEGQRNISGE is encoded by the coding sequence ATGAAAATTGCTGCCATGATTCTTGGTATAATTGGAGGTTTGGCCGGCCTTGCAGGTGCCGTTTTTGCTCTCTTTGTAGGTGGTGTCGGAGATGCCTTCGGTGCACAGGACGCCTCAACGGTAATTGGTTTGGGCTTTGCTGCCATCCCGCTGTCCATATTGGGTATTGTTGGCGGTGCGATGACTCTGGCAAAACCTAAGTTTTCGGGAATTGCGATGTTAATCAGCGCTGTTGGAGGAACTATTGCTATCTCTGCGGGATACCTTATCGCCGGCCCGCTGTTATTGATTGCGGGTATAATGGCACTGGTAGCGAACAGGCGAGAGCAAACAGGCACTGTTCAAGATGGGGTTTTAGAAGGTCAGAGAAATATATCCGGTGAATAA